The genomic window CTCCTTTTGCAAATTCCAATGGAGTTGTACCTGAAGTTGCATTACCTGTCAAAGCCACAACCCTATTTTCTGTAGATTTCACTATTGATGCCAGCATTTCTTCTCCACTTACACTTGATAGTATTAACACTGCTTTAGATACACTTCCTGCTTCCGAAGCCTCATTTGTAGACAATATCTTAGCTCCTTCCTTATTATCCGCATCACCTAACTTTACTGCTGTACTTCCCGATCTTGGTTCTGAAATATTTTCTCCTTTTGCTACTTTTACTATTTCTTACAATGCTTTAAGGGCTTTCTTTATTGAATTGTCATCTACTGTTACTCCTTTATTATTAGTTACCGCCTCACCTACTAGATTAGCATCACCTACCTGCCCTAATGACTCTAAATGTCCTTTTAACGTATCTAAAACTCCCTTGGCTGAATTAACTATTTCTCTAATTGGATTTTTTGATAAATCACTTTTATCAACACCTACCTCTGATTTTTGTGCTACTTCCTCTAATTCTTTTGATGCCTCGCCAAGCCTCTTACTTAGGTTATTAAAATATACTCCTACATCCTCTCTCTTTGTAGTTGTGTTCACTTTAAATCCCAATACATCTGACACTAACTCCAAAAATGCATAAAATGCATTCTCTGCACTTCTCCCTACGTCCATCATTGCTCCACTTAATCCTCTCCCGTCTCCTCCTAAAGCTCCTTCTCCTCCCGCAACTCCCCCACTATTACATCCCATCACCACCATCACTACCATCACCATATTATCTTTGTTCGTACAATTTTATATAATAAACTGAATACTTTTAATTAGAAAATTTTAAAGAAATCACAAATAATAAAAATTAATCATATCAAGTAACATATTTCTATTTAACACACTATAAAATAAAAGACACCAAAAGCTTAACTCTTAGTATCTTCACTTTATGACTTTATTTTTATTATTTACTTATATAACTTTGCCTATTTATTTTGACCACCAGAACCACTATTCTCAGATGCTACAGGAATATCATTAGTAGTAATTTTCATTGCTTCTTTAACTGCTTTAAGTCCTGCATCAATAGTATCTCTTATTGCTATTGTAAGCGTATCTAATGCCTTAGTTACTGCACTTATTGCTGCATCCTCTACCGCCTTCTTTGCGTCATCAGCATTTTCACCATTAGCAAACTTACCACCCTTCGCCATTGCTCTCAATGCTATAGCTCCTGCTACAGTTCCATCCTTAGGAGCATTGACAGCAGTATTAGCAATAGGACTATTAGTAGCCAACTTAACAGCATCACCATCTTTTTTTACTATAGATTGTAATATATCAGCACCAATTACTGCTCCAACAGCCTTAGCAGCATCAGCTGCTGCCTTCTTTGCATTATCAGTAGAATCAATGGCACCTTGATCACCAGAATTACCAAATAACTTCCCTGCACCATCATTAGCAGCACGATTTGCAAGAGTTTCAGCCTTTTTAGCATCGCCCGCTTCCGCATTTCCTTTATCTCCAAGTACCACATCTACGATTGCTCTAATACCCTTGACTAGATTATCAATACCAATCCCAATAGCCCCAGCAACTTTAGCATTAGCTACATTACCAATTGGAGCAGTAGCATCACTACCAATAGTCTCACTAACAATTTTAGCTCCTTCTATTATCTTATCTAGTTTACTCTCAACCAATGTTTTCACTGCACTCTCAGTAGCCTCAGCATTTGGATTCTTTTCTGCCTTCATTTCAGCAACAATCTTATTAAGCCCACTCTTAATTCCTTCTACTGTACCCTGCACTGTCTTAAAATATTTCCCTACATCCGATTTCTTTGAAATCATATTAAGAAATTCTTCATTTATCTATGTTTGTCTGTATTTAAAAAAATAATAATTGCATAAATATGCAATCTATTTATCATTATTTCTACTTAATTATTGCAAACCTAAACAAGCAGAAACACCTATAAGATATTTCTGCTTGTCAAACTTAAAAATCTTGCCCAAATAAACAGTTTAAAAACAACACATTATACTTACTACTTAGATTTTACTTCACTACTAGAATATTCTTCTAGGCAATCATTAACATCCTTTAAACATTGATCAACTGTTCTTCTTATAGTAGATACTATCTCATTTACAGTTTTACCAACTGCTCCTATTAACACCGCATTCACTGCTTGTCCTGGAGCATTAGTAGCATGGGTTGCTAATTTACCATTCTTAGCCATTGCTCTTAATGCTAAACCAGCTGCTATTGCTGATGCATTTGTTTTAACATTGTCAGTAATATCACTATTACTTTTATTAGCAATAGCAATATCATAAGCATTTTTTGCTGCATTAATATTGCCAGCAGCAACACTACTTTTATCCTTAACCGCCTCAATCGCTGCTAATATATCTGCACCGCTAGCTGAACTCACTGCTCTGCCGGCTCCATCCAATGCCTTGGAATCATTAGCATTAGCAGTCTGATTAAATAACTTTCCAATCTCTTTAGAATCAGCAATAGTTTTATTAGCATTTCCCTTCAAACCAATACCTACTTCCTTTGCTGATTCACAAATCAGACTAATCCCTGCAATAAGATTCTTTGTGCTTTCTATATCTGCTGGTTCTGCATTATCAGTATCACCAGTAACACTAGCAATTTTACCAACAGCACTACCAGTAGCATTCTTAATTTTACTTGCTCCATTAATTAACTTTTCCAAAATACCAATTGCCTTAGTAATTATACTATCTGCTTTATCTTTTATGAAACTATAATTCTCAGCTATCTTTAAGCCTTCTAATTTACTTTTAACTACATTAACTGCTTCTCCAACTTTACCCAATCGTTCCCCAACTGCTTCCTTAGTAGTATCTGCAGTAATACCAAATGCACCTTTTAATAAGTCGTTAAAAGATAAAAAAGTTTCCAAAAATACCTGTCTTGCACCTGAAATTACTTCATTTAAACCACTCCCCACTCCTCCTGAAATTCCCTTTCCTTCCTTTACTCCTCCACTATTACATCCCAT from Borrelia hispanica CRI includes these protein-coding regions:
- a CDS encoding variable large family protein; the protein is MIVMMMVVMGCNSGGVKEGKGISGGVGSGLNEVISGARQVFLETFLSFNDLLKGAFGITADTTKEAVGERLGKVGEAVNVVKSKLEGLKIAENYSFIKDKADSIITKAIGILEKLINGASKIKNATGSAVGKIASVTGDTDNAEPADIESTKNLIAGISLICESAKEVGIGLKGNANKTIADSKEIGKLFNQTANANDSKALDGAGRAVSSASGADILAAIEAVKDKSSVAAGNINAAKNAYDIAIANKSNSDITDNVKTNASAIAAGLALRAMAKNGKLATHATNAPGQAVNAVLIGAVGKTVNEIVSTIRRTVDQCLKDVNDCLEEYSSSEVKSK